The Streptomyces sp. NBC_00335 DNA window TCACGGCCGACAGCGAGATCGTCTCCGTCACCGCCGATCTGGCCCTCTTCGCCGTGCTCTTCACCGACGGCATGCATGTCTCCCTCCCGAAACTGCGGCAGAACTGGAAGAACCCGGCCCGCGCGCTCGGGCTGGGCATGCCCCTCGCGATGGCCGGCATGGCGCTGATCACCCACTACCTCGTCGGCCTGGACTGGACGACCTCCTTCCTGGTCGGCGCGGTCCTCGCGCCCACCGACCCCGTGTTCGCCGCCGCCATCGTGGGACGGCGGGAAGTGCCCGCGAAGCTGCGGCAGCTGCTGAACGTGGAGAGCGGCATCAACGACGGCCTCGCCCTCCCGGTCGTACTGATCCTGATCGCCGCCGCCGGACCCACCTCCGGACACGCGCAGGCTTCCATCGGCTCGATCGCTCTGGAGCTCGGGCTGGGGCTGGTCTTCGGGATCGTGCTGCCTCTGACAGTCGCGGGACTGGTGCGGCTGAGATTGCTGGGCGCGGAGCCGAAGCTCCAGCCGCTGCTGCCGCTGGCGACCGGGATCATCCTGTACGGGCTGTGCCACCTCACCCACGCCAACCCCTACCTCGCCGCGTTCTCCGCAGGCGCCGTCCTCGCCTCCATCTCGCCCGAGGCGAAGACCCACTTCGAACCGCTAGGCGAGATGCTCGCGGAGCTGGCCAAGTTCGCAGCCCTCCTCGTCTTCGGCGCCCTGCTGACCCCGCAGCTGTTCGGGGACCTGTCAGTGGGCGGGTACCTGGCGGTCGTGCTGGCGATCGTGCTGATCCGCCCCGCCTCCCTGTGGGTGTCGCTGCTGGGGGCGCGGATCGAGCGGCGGGAGAAGCTGGTGGCCGCCTGGTTCGGTCCCAAGGGCTTCGCGTCCGTCGTCTACGGGCTGCTCGTGCTCCAGGCCGGGATTCCCCAGGGTGAGGCGGCGTACACGCTGATCGCCGTCTGCATCGCCTTCTCGATCATCGCCCACAGCAGCACCGACGTCCCCATCGCCCGCCTCTTCCGCGTCGACGACCTCGCCGGCATCCCGAGCGAGGAGCCCGCACCGACGCCGTCCACTCTTCCCGCCCCAAGCAGTGCACCCGACCAGGAGAAGCGCCATGCCCGCCCGTGAACTCGCCGAGCCCTACCCGCACGTGACGACCGACGCCCCGGCTGTGGACGCCATCCGTCTGCTGGCCGAACAAAATCTGCCCGCGCTGCTGGTCCTGGACACAGACGGCACTCCGTACGCGGCCGTCCCCGGCTCCCAGCTGGTCCGCCAGCTCGTCCCCGAGTACGTGATGGAGGACCCGCTGCTCGCCGCGGTCATCGACGAGCGGCACGCCGAAGCGATGACCGAGGCCCTCGCGGGCAAGACCGTCGCCCAGTGGCTGCCCGCCCGTACGTTCAAGCCGCCCTACGTCAGTCCGGAGGCAGGGACGATGCAGATCGCGGCCGCCATGGCCCGCACCCACGTCCCGCTGGTCGCGGTCGTCGAACGCGACGGCGACACGGGCAGGTTGCTCGGGGTGGTCTCGGCGGCCGGGCTGATGCGGCACCTTCTCGCAGTGGGCGGTCAGGCGTGAGCGGCTGGCAGAGCTGGGCCGCGATCGCCGTCTTCGCCGGCGTCTACGTCCTGATCATCACCGAGTGGGTCCACCGCGTCGCAGCCGCCCTGGGCGGCGCCGCGCTGATGCTGGCCATCGGAGCCACCGACGACATCGCCGCCTTCCACTCGGACAAGACCGGCATCGACTGGAACGTCATCTTCCTGCTGCTCGGCATGATGATGATCGTCGGCGTCCTGAAGCGGACCGGGCTCTTCGAGTACCTGGCCATCTGGTCCGTGAAGAAGGCCAAGGCCCGCCCATTCCGCGTGATGACCATGTTGGTCGTCATCACCGCGGTGGCCTCGGCGCTCCTGGACAACGTCACCACCGTGCTGCTGGTCGCCCCGGTCACCCTGCTGGTGTGCGACCGGCTGAAGCTGCCAGCGATGCCGTTCCTGCTCGCCGAGGTGTTCGCCTCGAACATCGGCGGCACCGCCACCCTGGTCGGCGACCCGCCCAACATCATCATCGCCAGCCGGGCCGGACTCACCTTCAACGACTTCCTGGTCCACCTGGCCCCGCTGGCCGCGGTCCTGACCGTAGTGCTGGTGCTGCTGTGCCGGGTGATGTTCGCCAAGTACTTCGTCTACGACGAGAAGCGTGCCGCAGAGCTGTTGGAGCTGCGCGAGCGCGAGGCGATCACCGAACCACGACTGCTCGTCCAGGGCTTGGGTGTCCTCGCCCTGGTCGTCGCCGGGTTCGTCCTGCACCCCGTGCTGCACTACGAGCCCAGCGTCGTCGCGCTCCTCGGCGCCGGCCTGCTCGTCGCGGTCTCCAAGGTGGAGACCGGTGAGGTGCTGGGCGAGGTGGAGTGGCCCACGCTTGCCTTCTTCGCGGGTCTGTTCGTCATGGTCGGAGCCCTCATCGAGACCGGCGTGATCGGCGACCTGGCCGGCTCCCTCGCGGACGTCATCGGCGGGAACGAACTCGGTGGCTCCATGCTCCTGCTCGGAGGCTCCGCCGTCCTGTCCGGGATCGTCGACAACATCCCCTACGTCGCCACCATGGCACCCATCACCAGCGAACTCGTCACCAACATGGGCGGCGACCCCGACCACGTCATGTGGTGGGCCCTCGCGCTGGGCGCCGACCTCGGCGGCAACGCCACCGCCATCGGCGCCTCCGCCAACGTCGTCGTCCTCGGCATCGCCGAACGCAACCGGCAACCCATCACCTTCTGGCAGTTCACCAGATACGGCCTTATCGTCACCGCCGTCACGATCGCCGTCTCGGCCCTCTACCTGTGGCTGCGCTACTTCGCCCTGGTGTAGGTCAGGCCTCGCCGTCCGGCCAGCCCAGCAGGCGGGCGCCGATCACGGCGGTCTGGAGCGTGTAGCGGTTCAGTGGGTCGGCCGGATCGGCGCCGGTCCGGGTGTGGATGCGGTCCAGCCGGTATGTCAGCGCCCGCACGCTGAGGGAGAGGCGTCGGGCCGCCTCTGTCGACACACAGCCGCTGTCGAAGTACGCGGTGAGGGTGTCGAGCAGCGGCTGGGCGCCGCCCCGGGCCTTGCGGAGCGGGCCCAGGGTGGTCTCGACCAGGTCGGCCATGGCCTGCCGGTCCCGGGTCAGCACCGGGAAGACGAGCAGGTCGACGGCGTGGAGCACCGGCCCGTCCAGGCCCATCCGGCGGGCGAGGTCGAGCGCGTTGAGGGCTTCCTCGTAGGAGTGGACGACCCCGCCCGCTCCCGGGTGTGGCCGGCCGATCGCGACACGGCCCCCGTCCGTGGCCGCGTAGGCCCGCTTGGCGAAGTAGGACAGGACCTCGGGCTGGTCCCCGGGGGCCACGCAGATCAGCCGGCCGTCCTTGGTGGTCAGCAGGATCTGCCGGCCCGGGAAGCGGGCGAGGACCGCCGACTCGATGCCGCGCGCCACCTGATAGCCGTCGCCGTACGGTTCGGGACCGGTGGCCACCGCGACCGCGTGGGACTGCGACAGGCGCAGCCCGAAGCGCTCGGCCCGCTCGGCCAGCCGGCCCAAGTCGCTGCCACCGTAGAGCAGGTCGTCGATGAACTCTCTGCGGGCCGCCTCCTCCTGCCGGACGGCCTGGTGCTGGGCCCGTTCGTAGCCCCCGACGAAGGCGTCCACGGCCTGCTCGACGGCCGCCAGGAGCGGGCCCGGCTCCGGGAGGGGCCGCACGGCCTGGGCTGCGGCAAGGTGATCGCGTATCAGGGCACGGAGCGGGAGTCCGGCCTCAGCCGCCCGCTCCCCTTCCGCGCGGCGTGACTCCAGCTCGGCGCGGGTCAGCCGGCGGCCCGTGGCGCAGGCATGCAAGAGCGTCTCGGCATACCCCGCGAGATGGTTCTCCGGTGTCTGTGATTCCACCACGGTCTTCCCCCGATCCTGACGCGTCCGTGACGCGCCCTTGACGCGGGGACAAGGGTGACATGTATCCGGACGGCTCCTCGCGACCGGCATCAGGGCGGCGTAAAGATTGCCGGTCACCGGCAATGCGCATCGGCGCACCGCGCGGAGAGAATCAGGGCACGGGGGATGGCCAGCGCGGCCCGGATGCCGAACTGCGGAAGCGGGGGGCGGTATCCGGGCGGCGCTGGGTTACACGGTCGCCAGGGCAGCCGCGCCGAAGGAGACGTCGAAGCGGTCGCACCAGATGGTGACGCTGCCGTAGTCGGCCAGGTTCACGTCGGTGGGGATTTCGTAGTTCTGGTCGCCCTTGTTGCCCTTGAGTTTGCCCAGGCTGACGTACTTGCCGTCGTCGAAGACGGACCAGCCCGCCTCGCCCTCCTTCACCGGGGCGTCGGTGAGCCAGACCCGCAGGTCCGGGCCGTTGCTGGTGTCGAGGTTCTCCAGGCGCAGGGTGCGGGAGCCGTCGGGGAGCCGGATGATCTTCGCGGTGCCGGTGGTGGTGTGCTCGTGGCTGATCAGGGTGCCCTGGGCCAAGGTCTGCGGGCCGGCCGGAGCGCTCGGGGCCGTCGCCGTCGCCGGGGTCGTGGGTGAGCGGGTTGGCCCGGGTGCGGCTGTGGACGGGGAGGCCGCCGGGAGGGACTCGTGAACGGTCGCGTCCTGCCACAGCTTCCACGGCTGGAACCAGTACAGGCCTACGCCCAGCACCAGCGTCGCCGCGACCGTCACCGCGGCCCACAGCCGGCCGCGTCGTTTCGTCTCCGTCACCGCGGATGCCTCTCGTCGTTGGTCCGTCGCCTGAATTCAACGCGACCGGATCGCAGCCTCACCAGCTCCGGCCCGGTGACGAAAGCCTTGCGGCTGGGCCCCGGACCTTGTGGTCATCGCTGCCTGGAGGAGGCCCACACCGCTGCCGCAACCGCCAAGGCGAGCGCCCCGAGGGCCATGGCCATCGGGCCGGGTCCCGGGTGCATGTACAGCAGCCCGCCGGCGGCGGTGAGCACCGTGCCGAAGGCGAAGAGCGGCGAGACGGGCCCGGTCCGGGAACGGCGGGTCATAGGGGTTTCTCCTGGCGGGGAGGGAGGGGCGGTGGCCCCAGGCTCCCATGCGGCGGGGCGGGGGTACAGAGCCCCCGCCCGCCGTTCAGGTCACAGGGTGCGGAGCTTGGTGCTGAAGACCTGGGCGGCGACCTGGTCGCCGAGGATCAGACCGTCGATGGCGTCCCACGGGTAGTGGACGCCGAGCCAGATGCGGCTGTCGGCGTCCTCCTTGGCGGCGGCGCTGAAGCTGGTGAAGTGGCGGGTCTTGACCGGAGCGTTCGGCTCGTCGGTGGTGAGGTCGAAGGCGATGGTGTCGGTGTTGAAGTAGCGCTTCATGATGCCCGCCCAGGCAGCGCCGAAGGAGGCGTGGCCGGAGACGTAGGCAGGGAAGCACGGGTTGACGTTGACCCCGTCCTTGTTCTTCAGGAGGGGCTTCCACTGCGGGTCGAGGCCACCCTCGCGGATCGCGGAGACGGGCCGCCACAGGTCGATCGGGGTGGAGAACTTCGCGTCGCGCACGGCTATGCCCGTGTCGGCGAGGGCGATCGAGACGAGCGCGAAGAGCTTGGCGTTGGCGTACGTGCTCAGGCCCCGGGCCTTGGAGACCTCACGGGTGGCCTGGAGCATGTGGCCCGGCGGCTTGTACGTCCCGTCGTTGTCGTTGGCCCAGAACCAGGCCGCGTTGAACTGGTCCGCGGTCCGGTTGATCACCGGCGTGGCGGCGGTGGGGGCGGCCGCGCCGGCGTTCCGTACGGCTGCGACCTGCGCCTTGTACTCGGGGCTCGCCACGAGGTTCTCGTACGTGCCGTACTGCGCGAGCGTGGTGGGCCGGAACTGCGAGCCCGAGCTCAGGGAGAACGGCTTGACCTGCCCCCAGACCGGGTTGACGGCATTGCCGTCCGAGGCGCACTTGGGGTCCGGCATGTCGGGATAGTTGCCTGTGGGCCGCCAGGCCCCCGACCTCGTGTTCTCGCTGGTGTAGCCCTGCGTGTTCTCCGAGCCGTCGCCTGCGCGGGCGTTCATCATCTGGTTGACCATCCCGCTGACGACGGTGATGTCCAGAAGATCGCCACTGGTCGGGTCGGTCCCGAAGCGCTCCTTGAAGCGCTTGTCGAGGTAGGCCGTGAAGTCGGGGGCGTTCTTGTTGGGCCGGTTCACGCCGTAGAGATTGAGCAGGATGTTGTACGCGGTGCGGCCGATGACGCGTTCCTCCTCGTCCGGCCCCTCGACCCAGCCCGCGTAGGCCGCCGCGTGGATGTAGGCCGCGGAGGTCATCTGGCCCTTCCACTTGGCCTGGTACGAGCTCTCCGCGTCCCAGATCGCGCCGTTCATCATCGCGGCCGCGCGCGCCATCGGGACCGGGCCACCCTCGACCTGCCTGAAGACACCCTGGAGGACGTCGTTCCAGTAGTGGACGGGGTCGGCTATCGACTGGGTCGGCAGCGCCGCCTCGGCGCGCTGGGGGCTCGCGGCGAGGATGGAACCGGTGGCGGCGAGGACGACGCCGGCCGCCAGCGTGCGGCGCCAGATCGTACTGCGGGGTCTGGTGGTGCGGACGTTCTCGGGCATGGCTCGACTCCCCCTGATCACAGGCATCTTGATCTCCACGAGAGGTGGCGGCGTGATCATGCGTCAAGGTGCGCCAGAGTGCTTGTAGAAAACGGCAAGGCTCCGCGGAATGACCGGCCCCGCCCGCGTGGCGGCGCAATCTCGCTCCTGGTCGAATCGTCTATGTCAGCTCTTCGACTGCTTCAGAAGCGGCTACCGGCCGGCCAAAGGCCGGCTGGCTTTGCCAGTGACAGCTGGGTCTGGCGCAGATTGTGGGCAGGGGTCGCGAAGCGTGGTGCACGGCGCCAGTTCTCTGGGGTTTGAACCAGTTGTGATGGTGTGGCTCGCTGGCTCGGGCGTTCCGTTCTCGTGCAGCAGCTCGCCGACACGTACGGTTCGCCGCCTGGCACAGTCGGCGCGGGAACAGCGCGCACCGCGCGACCTGGACGCCATCCGCTGACAGGTGGAGAAGGCCGGCCCCGACAGGTACCTGAGGGACCGGCCAACTCGGCGTCGTGCGGGTGGTGGCACGGGACCTACCGCCGCCACCTGGCTAGCCCGCGGAGTCCGGGGGAGTTCCCACAGGGCTCGTCTCCTGTTGGTCGTTGATCGGGGCTTCGAGGCCCCACCGGGCGTGGTCTCGTAGCAGCGAGGCACGTGCGACGTCCGCGAAGACGCTCTCCCATGCGACCACAGCCCAGGCCGCGGAGGGCTCGCCGGCGAAGTGAAGTCCGTCAAGGGGGGTGTGCCGGGGCCGGGCAGCGGGTTGGTTCCCAGGGGCTTGTCTCTCGTGTTCCACGGGTTCTCCAGAGGGTGTAGGCGAGGTGGGAGCCGGATCAGCCCGTGAGGAGCAGAGGCTCTCGCTGAAGGGCGGCGCGGGAGTGAGCGGTTGGCGCCCAGCGAAGAAGGACTGATCCGACACTCATGCCCCCGCCGAAGCCGGACAGGAGCACCACGTCGCCTTCGCCGATCAGGCCCTGGCGGTGTACCAGGTCGAGGGTGATCGGTACCGATCCGGAGCCGGTGTTTCCGTATCGCTTCAGGGCGAGATGGAGGTCGGCGTTGTTCAGGTCGAGATCGGGCCAGACCTCGGTGAGCATGACGCCATTCGCCTGGTGGGGGATGAAGTGGTCGACTTCGCTCGTGGATATGCCGGCCTTGGCAAGCAGCTGGTGGAGCGCTGTCGGCAGGTTTTCGTGCACGAAGCCGCGTACGCCTCGGCCGTCCATGCGGAAGAAGTGCTGGCCTGCCTCCACCGTTTTGGCGGTGGCGGGTATCCGGCTGCCTCCCGCGGGCACGCTGATCAGCCGGTGCTGGTCTCCCCGGGTGATCAGGCCTGTCTCGAGCACTCCAAGCCCCTTGTCCACAGGGCCGAGGACCACTGCCCCTGCGCCGTCCCCGAAGAGGATGCAGGTCTTGCGGTCGGTGTAGTCGAGGATGCGGGAGTAGATGTCCACGCCGATGACCAGGCCGTATTCGCCTTCCGGCTGTCCGCTGAGCATCCGCTCGGCCACGGTGAGCGCATAGACGAATCCGCTGCACACGGCGTTGACGTCAAACGCGGACGCGTTCGTGGCGCCGATAAGACCTTGGACGATGCTGGCCGTCGCGGGCTGAGGGTGATCGGGCGTCGACGTGGCGAGGACGATGAACGACAGCTGCTCGGGGCGCA harbors:
- a CDS encoding cation:proton antiporter, with protein sequence MVLVAVFGVALLVAVLLSGLAARTVLSTSLLFLLGGALVSDGFLGLIHITADSEIVSVTADLALFAVLFTDGMHVSLPKLRQNWKNPARALGLGMPLAMAGMALITHYLVGLDWTTSFLVGAVLAPTDPVFAAAIVGRREVPAKLRQLLNVESGINDGLALPVVLILIAAAGPTSGHAQASIGSIALELGLGLVFGIVLPLTVAGLVRLRLLGAEPKLQPLLPLATGIILYGLCHLTHANPYLAAFSAGAVLASISPEAKTHFEPLGEMLAELAKFAALLVFGALLTPQLFGDLSVGGYLAVVLAIVLIRPASLWVSLLGARIERREKLVAAWFGPKGFASVVYGLLVLQAGIPQGEAAYTLIAVCIAFSIIAHSSTDVPIARLFRVDDLAGIPSEEPAPTPSTLPAPSSAPDQEKRHARP
- a CDS encoding CBS domain-containing protein; amino-acid sequence: MPARELAEPYPHVTTDAPAVDAIRLLAEQNLPALLVLDTDGTPYAAVPGSQLVRQLVPEYVMEDPLLAAVIDERHAEAMTEALAGKTVAQWLPARTFKPPYVSPEAGTMQIAAAMARTHVPLVAVVERDGDTGRLLGVVSAAGLMRHLLAVGGQA
- a CDS encoding ArsB/NhaD family transporter, encoding MSGWQSWAAIAVFAGVYVLIITEWVHRVAAALGGAALMLAIGATDDIAAFHSDKTGIDWNVIFLLLGMMMIVGVLKRTGLFEYLAIWSVKKAKARPFRVMTMLVVITAVASALLDNVTTVLLVAPVTLLVCDRLKLPAMPFLLAEVFASNIGGTATLVGDPPNIIIASRAGLTFNDFLVHLAPLAAVLTVVLVLLCRVMFAKYFVYDEKRAAELLELREREAITEPRLLVQGLGVLALVVAGFVLHPVLHYEPSVVALLGAGLLVAVSKVETGEVLGEVEWPTLAFFAGLFVMVGALIETGVIGDLAGSLADVIGGNELGGSMLLLGGSAVLSGIVDNIPYVATMAPITSELVTNMGGDPDHVMWWALALGADLGGNATAIGASANVVVLGIAERNRQPITFWQFTRYGLIVTAVTIAVSALYLWLRYFALV
- a CDS encoding PucR family transcriptional regulator, which translates into the protein MVESQTPENHLAGYAETLLHACATGRRLTRAELESRRAEGERAAEAGLPLRALIRDHLAAAQAVRPLPEPGPLLAAVEQAVDAFVGGYERAQHQAVRQEEAARREFIDDLLYGGSDLGRLAERAERFGLRLSQSHAVAVATGPEPYGDGYQVARGIESAVLARFPGRQILLTTKDGRLICVAPGDQPEVLSYFAKRAYAATDGGRVAIGRPHPGAGGVVHSYEEALNALDLARRMGLDGPVLHAVDLLVFPVLTRDRQAMADLVETTLGPLRKARGGAQPLLDTLTAYFDSGCVSTEAARRLSLSVRALTYRLDRIHTRTGADPADPLNRYTLQTAVIGARLLGWPDGEA
- a CDS encoding DM13 domain-containing protein, yielding MTETKRRGRLWAAVTVAATLVLGVGLYWFQPWKLWQDATVHESLPAASPSTAAPGPTRSPTTPATATAPSAPAGPQTLAQGTLISHEHTTTGTAKIIRLPDGSRTLRLENLDTSNGPDLRVWLTDAPVKEGEAGWSVFDDGKYVSLGKLKGNKGDQNYEIPTDVNLADYGSVTIWCDRFDVSFGAAALATV
- a CDS encoding vanadium-dependent haloperoxidase; its protein translation is MPENVRTTRPRSTIWRRTLAAGVVLAATGSILAASPQRAEAALPTQSIADPVHYWNDVLQGVFRQVEGGPVPMARAAAMMNGAIWDAESSYQAKWKGQMTSAAYIHAAAYAGWVEGPDEEERVIGRTAYNILLNLYGVNRPNKNAPDFTAYLDKRFKERFGTDPTSGDLLDITVVSGMVNQMMNARAGDGSENTQGYTSENTRSGAWRPTGNYPDMPDPKCASDGNAVNPVWGQVKPFSLSSGSQFRPTTLAQYGTYENLVASPEYKAQVAAVRNAGAAAPTAATPVINRTADQFNAAWFWANDNDGTYKPPGHMLQATREVSKARGLSTYANAKLFALVSIALADTGIAVRDAKFSTPIDLWRPVSAIREGGLDPQWKPLLKNKDGVNVNPCFPAYVSGHASFGAAWAGIMKRYFNTDTIAFDLTTDEPNAPVKTRHFTSFSAAAKEDADSRIWLGVHYPWDAIDGLILGDQVAAQVFSTKLRTL
- a CDS encoding 3-oxoacyl-ACP synthase III family protein; the encoded protein is MSTGSYVPTTVVTNEEIGGTAGVTPEWIVRKTGIHERRRAADHEATSDLAAHAARNALAQAGLRPEQLSFIVLATSTPDHPQPATASIVQGLIGATNASAFDVNAVCSGFVYALTVAERMLSGQPEGEYGLVIGVDIYSRILDYTDRKTCILFGDGAGAVVLGPVDKGLGVLETGLITRGDQHRLISVPAGGSRIPATAKTVEAGQHFFRMDGRGVRGFVHENLPTALHQLLAKAGISTSEVDHFIPHQANGVMLTEVWPDLDLNNADLHLALKRYGNTGSGSVPITLDLVHRQGLIGEGDVVLLSGFGGGMSVGSVLLRWAPTAHSRAALQREPLLLTG